The Deltaproteobacteria bacterium genome window below encodes:
- a CDS encoding DUF3634 family protein gives MTLVWSIGVLLVVAAVGWRLARGEFHDAVFVVEVRDDDERVHVRGGVPGKDTAAVAAFVRSLELPVGARVWGTRDGGRLRLGFSSRVPESLHQRLRNYFYN, from the coding sequence ATGACGCTGGTGTGGTCGATCGGGGTGCTGCTCGTCGTCGCCGCCGTGGGGTGGAGGCTGGCCCGCGGTGAGTTCCACGACGCGGTGTTCGTGGTCGAGGTCCGCGATGACGACGAGCGCGTGCACGTGCGTGGCGGCGTGCCGGGCAAGGACACGGCGGCCGTGGCGGCGTTCGTGCGCTCGCTCGAGCTGCCGGTCGGCGCGCGCGTGTGGGGCACGCGAGATGGCGGGCGGCTGCGCCTGGGCTTCTCGTCGCGGGTGCCGGAGTCGCTGCACCAGCGGCTGCGCAACTACTTCTACAACTGA
- a CDS encoding ester cyclase, translated as MPASRRRLPPFLLPLFVALAPVACDRGGPEPVPTAAKHRAPPPTVTTAKFDPTALEPDQLRPKGGTGERDAGAQPATDEDAKMAKPVRDPVADFVASRDAKRVEVTARPGTPEWFVQGLEAFRAGDIDPIVANFAIDIEWDAVGSPLEPPSIGKPAVLSRWEDLLTAIPDMKLHARRIFHRGDLVVMQVVLTGSHKGDFRGIAATGKPLGAEVLAWVWHDADGKAKRVRVVYDEAALLSQMGQLGAAAAAKIPEVPEGAPEIIGGDEDPAAAKAVRAMLSAGKKAWTLCETKYCTADMVSHDVRTGETMTTPEQHREGHDAFFTAFPDAKVTVQDAVSFGPDWVVSFARVRGTHRGPLGAMPASNRKVEVAMSELLRLSAGKVAETWSYANGLQLLAAIGAFQAPAPAAAP; from the coding sequence ATGCCCGCTTCTCGTCGACGTCTGCCGCCGTTCCTCCTCCCGCTCTTCGTTGCGCTCGCGCCGGTCGCGTGTGATCGCGGCGGTCCCGAACCGGTGCCAACCGCCGCGAAGCACCGCGCACCGCCGCCGACGGTCACCACCGCGAAGTTCGATCCCACCGCGCTCGAGCCCGACCAGCTGCGACCCAAGGGCGGCACGGGCGAGCGCGACGCGGGCGCGCAACCGGCCACCGACGAGGACGCGAAGATGGCGAAGCCGGTCCGCGATCCCGTGGCCGACTTCGTGGCCTCGCGCGACGCAAAGCGCGTCGAGGTGACGGCCCGGCCGGGCACGCCCGAGTGGTTCGTGCAAGGGCTCGAGGCCTTCCGCGCCGGCGACATCGATCCGATCGTCGCCAACTTCGCGATCGACATCGAGTGGGATGCGGTCGGCTCGCCGCTCGAGCCGCCGTCGATCGGCAAGCCCGCAGTGCTGTCGCGCTGGGAGGACCTGCTCACGGCAATCCCCGACATGAAGCTGCACGCGCGCCGCATCTTCCACCGCGGCGATCTGGTGGTGATGCAGGTGGTGCTCACCGGCTCGCACAAGGGCGATTTCCGCGGCATCGCGGCGACCGGCAAGCCCCTGGGCGCCGAGGTGCTGGCGTGGGTGTGGCACGACGCCGACGGCAAGGCCAAGCGCGTGCGCGTGGTCTACGACGAGGCCGCGTTGCTCTCGCAGATGGGTCAGCTCGGCGCCGCTGCGGCCGCGAAGATCCCCGAGGTGCCCGAGGGTGCGCCCGAGATCATCGGCGGCGACGAGGACCCCGCCGCCGCGAAGGCGGTGCGGGCGATGTTGTCGGCGGGCAAGAAGGCCTGGACGCTGTGCGAGACCAAGTACTGCACCGCGGACATGGTCTCCCACGACGTCCGCACCGGCGAGACCATGACCACCCCCGAGCAGCATCGCGAGGGCCACGACGCGTTCTTCACCGCGTTCCCCGACGCGAAGGTCACGGTGCAGGACGCGGTGTCGTTCGGGCCCGACTGGGTCGTCAGCTTCGCGCGCGTGCGCGGCACGCACCGCGGCCCCCTGGGCGCGATGCCGGCGAGCAATCGCAAGGTCGAGGTCGCGATGTCCGAGCTGCTGCGGCTGTCCGCGGGCAAGGTGGCCGAGACGTGGAGCTACGCCAACGGCTTGCAGCTGCTGGCGGCCATCGGAGCCTTCCAGGCGCCCGCCCCCGCCGCCGCGCCGTGA
- a CDS encoding RNA polymerase sigma factor, translating to MSPPAVALQPPTELRSRGAAAPTVRVDERELAAVYTEHHAFVWRSLSRLGVDDGRVDDGVHDVFMVVAQRLHEFEGRASMRTWLFAIAMRVAQSFRRDAARERARTTPLERAGEPVHSPHEGADAARTLRRLLDRLDDDKRAVFVMAELEGMTAPEIAQVIDAKLPTVYSRLRLAREELERHVARAQARDTDRPRGREGRTP from the coding sequence GTGAGTCCCCCCGCCGTGGCGCTGCAACCCCCGACCGAGCTCCGGTCGCGCGGTGCCGCTGCACCCACGGTGCGGGTCGACGAGCGGGAGCTGGCCGCCGTGTACACCGAACACCATGCATTCGTCTGGCGCTCGCTGTCGCGGCTCGGCGTCGACGACGGACGCGTCGACGACGGCGTGCACGACGTCTTCATGGTGGTCGCGCAGCGGCTGCACGAGTTCGAGGGCCGCGCCTCCATGCGCACATGGTTGTTCGCGATCGCGATGCGGGTCGCGCAGTCGTTCCGTCGCGACGCCGCCCGTGAGCGAGCCCGCACGACGCCGCTCGAGCGCGCCGGCGAGCCCGTGCACTCGCCGCACGAGGGCGCCGACGCAGCCCGGACCCTGCGACGGCTGCTCGATCGCCTCGACGACGACAAGCGCGCCGTGTTCGTGATGGCCGAGCTCGAGGGCATGACCGCACCCGAGATCGCCCAGGTCATCGACGCCAAGTTGCCAACGGTCTACTCGCGACTGCGACTCGCGCGGGAGGAGCTCGAGCGCCACGTGGCGCGCGCGCAGGCCCGCGACACCGATCGCCCGCGCGGACGGGAAGGACGGACGCCATGA
- a CDS encoding VWA domain-containing protein encodes MGRQFNVRSMHAILLSTPLALGGGCLAPKVLGGVDTDAGTDGSGSSGSEASDGHSSSPTGGDDSSSGGSVGAAPAVDILFVFDNSGSMGEEQGALASSIDALVEQLEQFTDISYRIGVTTTDNGNPWCNGTSPEAGDLRMSSCRERLGDFVFNGAEPSDATAVACTDICTLEQIPLVPTVTEFDPSPRARPWIERGVEGTNLDGVTLSDALHCALPQGIAGCGFESPLESAYKAMLRMQSAGESSYGFLRTEAHLVVIFVTDETDCSAQDDTLFLPASMGGNPEGFWSDPTASAPSSAVCWNAGVACTGDGAPYEECHAADYGHDAAVTTQPTEAMLRPTSRYIDYFLALDEAKRAHNGTAVFLFGVMGVPVGYPANPLVYADAESPTYQDDFGIGPGCSSEWGNAVPPVREREVIEALQKPGMTTSMFSICEPPLAGVYPNLVAQLAPFLGE; translated from the coding sequence ATGGGACGCCAATTCAATGTACGCTCGATGCACGCGATCTTGCTGTCGACGCCACTGGCCCTGGGCGGTGGCTGTCTGGCCCCGAAGGTGCTCGGGGGTGTCGATACCGACGCCGGCACCGACGGCAGCGGCAGCAGTGGCTCCGAGGCCTCCGACGGTCACTCGAGCTCGCCGACCGGGGGCGACGACAGCTCGAGCGGCGGGAGCGTCGGCGCAGCGCCGGCAGTCGACATCCTGTTCGTGTTCGACAACTCGGGCTCGATGGGTGAGGAGCAGGGTGCGCTGGCCAGCTCGATCGACGCGCTGGTCGAGCAACTCGAGCAGTTCACGGACATCAGCTATCGCATCGGCGTGACCACCACCGACAACGGCAACCCGTGGTGCAACGGGACCTCTCCCGAGGCCGGAGATCTGCGGATGAGCAGCTGCCGCGAGCGCCTCGGCGATTTCGTGTTCAACGGCGCGGAGCCGAGCGACGCCACCGCGGTCGCGTGCACCGACATCTGCACGCTCGAGCAGATCCCGCTGGTGCCGACCGTCACCGAGTTCGATCCGAGCCCCCGTGCGCGCCCGTGGATCGAGCGCGGTGTGGAGGGCACCAACCTCGACGGTGTGACGCTCTCCGACGCACTGCACTGCGCACTGCCCCAGGGCATCGCGGGCTGCGGCTTCGAGTCGCCGCTCGAGTCGGCGTACAAGGCCATGCTGCGCATGCAGAGCGCCGGCGAATCCAGCTACGGGTTCCTTCGCACCGAGGCCCACCTGGTGGTCATCTTCGTCACCGACGAGACCGATTGCTCGGCGCAGGACGACACGCTGTTCCTGCCGGCAAGCATGGGCGGCAATCCCGAAGGATTCTGGAGCGACCCGACCGCCTCGGCACCGAGTTCGGCGGTCTGCTGGAACGCGGGCGTCGCGTGCACCGGCGACGGCGCGCCCTACGAGGAGTGCCACGCAGCCGACTACGGCCACGACGCCGCCGTGACGACGCAGCCCACCGAGGCGATGTTGCGGCCGACCTCGCGCTACATCGACTACTTCCTGGCGCTCGACGAGGCCAAGCGGGCGCACAACGGCACCGCGGTGTTCCTCTTCGGGGTGATGGGCGTACCGGTCGGCTACCCCGCGAACCCGCTGGTCTACGCCGATGCCGAGTCGCCGACCTATCAGGACGACTTCGGCATCGGTCCCGGGTGCAGCAGCGAGTGGGGCAACGCGGTGCCGCCCGTGCGCGAGCGCGAGGTCATCGAGGCGCTGCAGAAGCCGGGCATGACGACCTCGATGTTCTCGATCTGCGAGCCGCCACTGGCCGGCGTGTACCCCAACCTCGTCGCTCAGCTCGCGCCGTTCCTGGGCGAGTGA